In a genomic window of Amycolatopsis japonica:
- a CDS encoding NAD(P)-dependent oxidoreductase: protein MTDKTNTPISVVGLGLMGTALARAFLKAGHPTTVWNRTAAKADALVAEGARLAPTIGDALGGVTIVCLTDYSAVRELLGDAGLDGATLVNLTSGDSAQARETAAWAEKHGARYLDGAIMAIPSSIGTDEAVILLSGPRPDFDLGALGTVSHLGEDPGLASLYDVAGLTMMWSVLNAWLQGTAMLKTAGVDAATYAPFARQIAAGVADWLPGYAEQIDKGSFPAEVSALETDARAMAHMVEESEALGVNAELPKLIKAMADRAIAAGHGGEQYPVLIREFERPGS, encoded by the coding sequence ATGACAGACAAAACGAACACCCCGATTTCGGTCGTCGGCCTCGGCCTGATGGGCACCGCGCTCGCCCGCGCGTTCCTGAAGGCCGGGCATCCCACGACCGTGTGGAACCGGACGGCCGCCAAGGCGGACGCGCTCGTGGCCGAAGGCGCGCGGCTCGCGCCCACGATCGGCGACGCGCTCGGCGGCGTGACGATCGTGTGCCTCACCGACTATTCCGCCGTGCGCGAACTGCTCGGCGACGCCGGTCTCGACGGCGCGACCCTGGTCAATCTCACCTCGGGCGACTCCGCGCAGGCGCGGGAAACCGCCGCCTGGGCCGAAAAACACGGCGCCCGCTACCTGGACGGCGCGATCATGGCCATCCCGTCGTCGATCGGGACCGACGAGGCGGTGATCCTGCTGAGCGGACCGCGGCCGGACTTCGACCTCGGCGCGCTCGGCACGGTCAGCCACTTGGGCGAGGACCCCGGCCTCGCGTCCCTGTACGACGTCGCCGGCCTGACGATGATGTGGAGCGTCCTCAACGCGTGGCTCCAGGGCACCGCGATGCTCAAGACGGCCGGTGTCGACGCCGCGACGTACGCGCCGTTCGCGCGGCAGATCGCCGCCGGGGTGGCGGACTGGCTGCCCGGCTACGCGGAGCAGATCGACAAGGGTTCCTTCCCCGCCGAGGTGTCGGCGTTGGAGACCGACGCGCGCGCGATGGCGCACATGGTCGAGGAGAGCGAGGCGCTGGGCGTGAACGCCGAGCTGCCGAAGCTGATCAAGGCGATGGCCGACCGCGCGATCGCCGCGGGGCACGGGGGTGAGCAGTATCCGGTGCTGATCCGGGAATTCGAGCGACCGGGGAGCTGA
- a CDS encoding TIGR03084 family metal-binding protein, translating into MADLGVILGDLAAESQAIDDVVADLPASDWARQTPAEGWTIAHQIAHLAWTDKKALIAARGSEAEWQAEIEGLLATGESYVDDGAAEGAKTPPRELLEEWRAGRAELAEALAAVPDGQKIPWYGPPMSAASMVTARLMETWAHGQDIFDALGVARENTARIWHIARFGTRTRDFAYKLNALAPPHEEFRVELTAPDGTTWAFGPEDAGQRLTGSAVDFCLVITQRRHPADTDLVATGKNVEEWLGIAQAFAGPPGAGRKPGQFA; encoded by the coding sequence ATGGCTGACCTGGGCGTGATCCTTGGGGATCTCGCGGCGGAATCGCAGGCCATCGACGACGTGGTGGCGGATCTGCCCGCGTCGGACTGGGCGCGGCAGACCCCGGCCGAAGGCTGGACGATCGCCCATCAGATAGCCCATCTGGCCTGGACGGACAAGAAGGCGCTGATCGCGGCGCGCGGGTCCGAGGCCGAGTGGCAGGCCGAGATCGAAGGGCTGCTCGCGACGGGCGAGTCCTACGTCGACGACGGTGCCGCCGAGGGCGCGAAGACGCCGCCCCGCGAACTGCTGGAGGAGTGGCGCGCCGGTCGCGCGGAGCTCGCCGAAGCGCTCGCCGCGGTGCCCGACGGACAGAAGATTCCCTGGTACGGCCCGCCGATGAGTGCCGCCTCCATGGTGACCGCGCGCCTCATGGAGACCTGGGCGCACGGTCAGGACATCTTCGACGCGCTCGGCGTCGCGCGCGAGAACACCGCCCGGATCTGGCACATCGCCCGGTTCGGCACCCGCACGCGCGACTTCGCCTACAAGCTCAACGCGCTCGCCCCGCCCCACGAGGAATTCCGCGTCGAGCTGACCGCGCCCGACGGCACCACCTGGGCTTTCGGTCCCGAGGACGCCGGGCAGCGGCTCACCGGGAGCGCGGTCGACTTCTGCCTCGTGATCACCCAGCGCCGTCACCCCGCCGACACCGACCTGGTCGCCACCGGCAAGAACGTCGAGGAATGGCTCGGGATCGCACAGGCCTTCGCCGGGCCTCCCGGAGCCGGACGGAAGCCGGGGCAGTTCGCGTGA
- a CDS encoding acyl-CoA dehydrogenase family protein: MTDPFATPERAELRKTVRRFAETEILPYLDEWEREGELPRDLHRKAGELGLLGVGFPEEVGGGGGDYLDAVVIAEELHYAGGSGGLFASLFTCGIAVPHIAAAGDPVQIERWVRPTLEGAKIGSLAVTEPDGGSDVAGIRTTAVREGDEYVINGAKTFITSGCRADFVTTVVRTGEAGAHGISLIVVERGTPGFTVSRKLEKMGWLCSDTAELSYVDVRVPAENLIGAENSGFAQVATQFVTERVSLAVQGYAHAQRALDLTLDWCRLRETFGRPLISRQLVQHKLTEMARKIDVARTYTRQVAQRHVAGEEVIAEACFAKNTAVETAEWVVNEAVQLHGGLGYMRESEVERHYRDVRILGIGGGTNEILTGLAAKRLGYTA, from the coding sequence GTGACCGATCCCTTCGCCACGCCGGAACGCGCCGAACTGCGCAAGACCGTCCGGCGGTTCGCCGAAACCGAGATCCTGCCGTACCTCGACGAGTGGGAGCGCGAGGGCGAACTGCCCCGCGATCTGCACCGCAAGGCCGGGGAACTCGGCTTGCTCGGCGTCGGCTTCCCCGAGGAGGTCGGCGGTGGGGGCGGCGACTACCTCGATGCCGTCGTCATCGCCGAGGAACTGCACTACGCGGGCGGATCCGGTGGCCTCTTCGCCTCGCTGTTCACCTGCGGCATCGCCGTCCCGCATATCGCGGCGGCCGGGGATCCGGTGCAGATCGAGCGCTGGGTCCGGCCGACACTGGAAGGCGCCAAGATCGGCTCGCTCGCGGTCACCGAACCCGACGGCGGTTCCGACGTCGCCGGGATCCGCACGACGGCGGTACGCGAGGGCGACGAGTACGTCATCAACGGCGCCAAGACCTTCATCACCTCGGGCTGCCGCGCCGATTTCGTGACCACCGTGGTCCGCACCGGGGAAGCCGGCGCCCACGGGATCTCGCTCATCGTGGTCGAACGCGGCACGCCGGGTTTCACCGTCTCCCGCAAGCTGGAGAAGATGGGCTGGCTCTGCTCGGACACCGCCGAGCTGTCCTATGTGGACGTCCGCGTGCCGGCGGAGAACCTGATCGGCGCCGAGAACAGCGGCTTCGCGCAGGTCGCCACGCAGTTCGTCACCGAACGGGTCTCGCTGGCCGTGCAGGGCTACGCGCACGCGCAGCGGGCACTCGACCTGACCTTGGACTGGTGCCGCCTGCGCGAGACCTTCGGCCGTCCGCTGATCTCCCGTCAGCTGGTGCAGCACAAGCTCACCGAGATGGCCCGCAAGATCGACGTCGCCCGCACCTATACCCGCCAGGTCGCGCAGCGGCACGTCGCGGGCGAAGAGGTCATCGCCGAAGCCTGTTTCGCGAAGAACACCGCCGTCGAGACCGCCGAATGGGTGGTCAACGAGGCCGTGCAGCTGCACGGCGGACTCGGCTACATGCGGGAGTCCGAAGTGGAGCGTCACTACCGTGACGTGCGCATCCTCGGCATCGGCGGCGGGACCAACGAGATCCTCACCGGCTTGGCCGCGAAGCGATTGGGATACACCGCATGA
- a CDS encoding tetratricopeptide repeat protein: MNEAVRLREQGTDEARLRLIELAERNPRDAVIAYQTAWAHDSAGLEAEAAPFYEQALAGEGLSTEDRHGVFVGLGSTYRVLGRYEESLATLRRGLGEFPDDAALRTFLAMALYNAGEAREAAGTLLKVLAATSADDGVRRYRRAVEYYADHLDDVD, from the coding sequence GTGAACGAGGCGGTCCGGTTGCGGGAGCAAGGCACCGACGAGGCGCGCCTGCGGCTGATCGAGCTGGCCGAGAGGAATCCACGGGACGCCGTGATCGCCTACCAAACCGCGTGGGCCCACGATTCGGCCGGTTTGGAAGCCGAAGCGGCCCCGTTCTACGAGCAGGCGCTCGCGGGCGAAGGTCTGTCCACAGAGGACCGGCACGGCGTGTTCGTCGGGCTCGGCAGCACGTACCGCGTCCTCGGCCGGTACGAGGAGTCGCTCGCGACCTTGCGGCGCGGTCTCGGCGAGTTCCCGGACGACGCGGCGCTGAGGACGTTCCTCGCGATGGCGCTCTACAACGCCGGCGAGGCGCGCGAGGCGGCGGGAACCCTGTTGAAGGTGCTCGCGGCGACCAGCGCGGACGACGGCGTCCGGCGATACCGGCGAGCGGTCGAGTACTACGCGGACCATCTGGACGACGTCGATTGA
- a CDS encoding enoyl-CoA hydratase-related protein translates to MSAYAEITYEVEDRIATVTLNRPEARNGYTIRMADELGDAMDRADRDEDVRVVILTGNGKDFSVGADLTQGGFDFDPETGPDAAWQEPAGRCSKRIFTMNKPVIAALRGAAVGGGVTITLSCDYRLASTDSRFGFVFVRRGIYPEGASAWFLPRLVGMGTALDWMISGRVFGAEEAKTAGLVHSVHEPEEVLGKARELAREIAATTSPVSVAVTRQLLYRMASAESPFPVHELDSRLIGGLGSSPDAVEGVVSFLQKRPPEFSMRVDTDQPAYLPWLNK, encoded by the coding sequence ATGAGCGCGTACGCCGAAATCACCTACGAGGTCGAAGACCGCATCGCGACGGTCACGCTCAACCGGCCCGAGGCCCGCAACGGCTACACCATCCGCATGGCCGACGAACTCGGCGACGCGATGGATCGCGCCGACCGCGACGAGGACGTCCGGGTGGTGATCCTGACCGGCAACGGCAAGGACTTCTCGGTGGGCGCCGACCTCACGCAGGGCGGTTTCGACTTCGATCCGGAGACCGGGCCGGACGCGGCGTGGCAGGAGCCGGCGGGACGCTGCTCGAAGCGGATCTTCACGATGAACAAGCCGGTGATCGCCGCCCTGCGTGGCGCGGCCGTCGGCGGCGGCGTCACGATCACCCTGTCGTGCGACTACCGCCTCGCGTCCACGGACTCCCGGTTCGGCTTCGTGTTCGTCCGCCGCGGGATCTACCCCGAAGGCGCGTCCGCGTGGTTCCTCCCCCGGCTCGTCGGGATGGGCACGGCACTCGACTGGATGATCAGCGGCCGCGTCTTCGGCGCCGAGGAGGCGAAAACCGCCGGACTGGTCCACAGTGTCCACGAGCCCGAAGAAGTACTCGGCAAGGCACGCGAACTCGCTCGTGAGATCGCCGCGACCACGTCGCCGGTCTCGGTCGCCGTGACCCGCCAGCTGCTGTACCGGATGGCGAGCGCGGAATCGCCGTTCCCCGTGCACGAGCTCGACTCCCGGCTGATCGGCGGCCTGGGCTCCAGCCCGGACGCGGTCGAAGGCGTCGTGTCCTTCCTGCAGAAACGACCACCGGAGTTCTCCATGCGCGTCGACACCGACCAGCCCGCCTACCTGCCATGGCTGAACAAGTGA
- a CDS encoding acetoacetate decarboxylase family protein: MAEQVTAYPPEPWNLAGQAYLSIWRVPVSELPALPGGVEPIVVGGRAQVFTAWIDYQEPGQLQYHELLATVAVRGERLSSSITDIWVDSEVSLAGGRALWGIPKDLAALDFAHGRTFTASAATQEDWIATAAFTPRPSLPVRMPAAFDVVQMLDGRLKRSPVRAKARPCPAAADWRINESGPFGFLAGQRPVLNACLRDFKIVFGG, encoded by the coding sequence ATGGCTGAACAAGTGACCGCGTATCCCCCGGAGCCCTGGAACCTGGCCGGTCAGGCATATCTGTCGATCTGGCGTGTCCCGGTGAGCGAACTGCCCGCACTGCCCGGCGGCGTCGAGCCGATCGTGGTCGGCGGCCGCGCCCAGGTGTTCACCGCCTGGATCGACTACCAGGAACCCGGGCAGCTCCAGTATCACGAGCTGCTGGCGACGGTCGCGGTCCGCGGCGAGCGCCTCTCCAGCTCCATCACCGACATCTGGGTCGACAGCGAGGTCTCGCTCGCCGGTGGGCGGGCACTGTGGGGCATCCCCAAGGATCTCGCCGCGCTCGACTTCGCCCACGGACGGACCTTCACCGCCTCGGCGGCCACCCAGGAAGACTGGATCGCGACGGCGGCCTTCACTCCCCGCCCGAGCCTCCCGGTACGGATGCCCGCGGCCTTCGACGTCGTCCAAATGCTGGACGGCCGTCTCAAAAGGAGCCCCGTCCGGGCGAAGGCGAGGCCTTGTCCGGCGGCCGCGGACTGGCGGATCAACGAGTCCGGGCCGTTCGGCTTCCTGGCCGGTCAGCGGCCCGTCCTGAACGCCTGCCTGCGCGATTTCAAGATCGTCTTCGGCGGTTGA
- a CDS encoding MerR family transcriptional regulator gives MKIGELSHRTGVNAHQLRYYEAQGLLEASRGTNGYREYDETALLRVRQIRHLLAAGLSSEDIAYLLPCAIGEEPELIGCPELLAAMRERLGRLDEQLAKLNRSRDALAEYIVVAERVGAETYPPFDGTAA, from the coding sequence ATGAAGATCGGTGAACTGAGTCACCGGACGGGCGTCAACGCCCATCAGCTGCGCTACTACGAGGCGCAGGGCCTCTTGGAGGCGAGCCGCGGCACGAACGGCTACCGCGAGTACGACGAGACGGCGTTGCTGCGGGTGAGGCAGATCCGCCACCTGCTCGCCGCCGGCCTGTCGTCCGAGGACATCGCGTACCTGCTCCCCTGCGCGATCGGCGAGGAACCGGAGCTGATCGGCTGTCCCGAGCTGCTGGCCGCGATGCGCGAGCGGCTCGGTCGCCTGGACGAGCAGCTGGCCAAGCTGAACCGGTCGCGTGACGCGCTGGCCGAGTACATCGTCGTGGCCGAGCGGGTCGGCGCCGAGACCTACCCGCCGTTCGACGGAACCGCCGCGTGA
- a CDS encoding acyclic terpene utilization AtuA family protein, with protein sequence MTPAPIRIGNASGFYGDRFSAVHEMLTGGPLDVLTGDYLAELTMLILGRDRMKDPNRGYAKTFLRQMEQNLALAKEKGVKIVANAGGLNPAGLADALRELAAKLGVDVAIAHVEGDDLIQRAEELGFGKTLTANAYLGAWGIAECLNAGADIVVTGRVTDASVIVGPAAAHFGWARDDYDALAGAVAAGHVIECGTQATGGNYAFFTEHEIGVPGFPIAEISADGSSVITKHPGTGGVVNAGTVTAQLLYEITGARYAGPDVTTRFDTLTLTEDGQDRVRISGVTGEPPPPTLKVCLNGLGGFRNETTFVLTGLDIEAKAALVKEQLEGALKARPPADVRWTLARTDRPDAETEQQASALLHVAVKDADPEVAGRAFSGAAIELALASYPGFHVTAPPAAASPYGVYRAAFVDAKEVPHVAVLPDGTRRDIAPAAETLPLSEVDESALPAPFTQAEVRRVPLGKVVGARSGDKGGNANVGVWARSDEAWRWLAHRLTVTEFKLLLPETADLEVRRHLLPNLRAVNFVVEGILGEGVASQARFDPQAKALGEWLRSREIDIPEALL encoded by the coding sequence GTGACCCCGGCCCCGATCCGCATCGGCAACGCGTCCGGGTTCTACGGCGACCGGTTCTCCGCGGTCCACGAGATGCTCACCGGCGGCCCGCTCGACGTGCTGACCGGCGACTACCTGGCCGAGCTGACCATGCTCATCCTCGGCCGCGACCGGATGAAAGACCCGAACCGCGGTTACGCCAAGACGTTCCTGCGCCAGATGGAGCAGAATCTCGCTCTGGCCAAGGAAAAAGGCGTCAAGATCGTCGCGAACGCCGGCGGGCTCAACCCCGCCGGGCTGGCGGACGCGCTCCGCGAACTGGCCGCGAAGCTCGGCGTCGACGTCGCGATCGCGCACGTCGAGGGCGACGACCTCATCCAGCGCGCGGAGGAGCTCGGCTTCGGCAAGACCTTGACCGCCAACGCCTATCTCGGCGCGTGGGGGATCGCGGAATGCCTGAACGCGGGCGCCGACATCGTGGTGACCGGCCGCGTCACCGACGCTTCGGTGATCGTCGGCCCCGCCGCCGCGCACTTCGGCTGGGCGCGCGACGACTACGACGCCCTGGCGGGCGCGGTCGCGGCCGGACACGTGATCGAATGCGGGACGCAGGCTACCGGTGGCAACTACGCCTTCTTCACCGAGCACGAGATCGGCGTCCCGGGGTTCCCGATCGCCGAGATCTCCGCCGACGGCTCCAGCGTGATCACCAAACACCCCGGTACGGGCGGTGTCGTGAACGCCGGAACCGTTACGGCGCAACTGCTCTACGAGATCACCGGCGCCCGTTACGCCGGGCCGGACGTCACGACGCGGTTCGACACGCTGACCCTCACCGAGGACGGCCAGGACCGGGTCCGGATCAGCGGCGTCACGGGCGAGCCGCCGCCTCCGACACTCAAGGTCTGTCTGAACGGGCTCGGCGGTTTCCGCAACGAGACGACGTTCGTCCTCACCGGACTCGACATCGAGGCGAAAGCCGCTCTGGTCAAGGAACAACTCGAAGGCGCGCTCAAGGCGCGGCCGCCCGCCGACGTCCGGTGGACCCTGGCCCGCACCGACCGGCCCGACGCCGAAACCGAGCAGCAGGCGAGCGCGTTGCTGCACGTCGCGGTGAAGGACGCCGATCCGGAGGTCGCGGGGCGCGCGTTCAGCGGCGCGGCGATCGAGCTCGCGCTGGCGAGCTATCCCGGGTTCCACGTCACCGCGCCGCCCGCGGCCGCCTCGCCCTACGGCGTCTATCGTGCTGCTTTCGTCGACGCGAAAGAGGTGCCGCACGTCGCCGTCCTGCCGGACGGAACGCGCCGCGACATCGCGCCCGCCGCCGAGACCTTGCCTCTGTCCGAAGTGGACGAATCCGCTCTGCCCGCACCGTTCACGCAGGCCGAAGTCCGCAGGGTGCCGCTCGGCAAGGTGGTCGGCGCGCGCAGCGGCGACAAGGGCGGCAACGCGAACGTCGGCGTCTGGGCGCGTTCCGACGAGGCGTGGCGCTGGCTCGCGCACCGGCTGACCGTCACCGAGTTCAAACTGCTGCTCCCGGAGACCGCGGACCTCGAGGTCCGGCGGCATCTGCTGCCGAACCTGCGGGCGGTCAACTTCGTCGTCGAAGGCATCCTCGGCGAGGGCGTCGCGTCGCAGGCGCGGTTCGACCCGCAGGCGAAGGCGCTCGGGGAATGGCTGCGCTCCCGCGAGATCGACATCCCGGAGGCCCTCCTGTGA
- a CDS encoding acyl-CoA carboxylase subunit beta, which translates to MSTIRSTVDTRSEEFAENRESMLGKLAEIDGEHAKAIAGGGEKYVSRHRKRGKLLARERIELLLDEDSPFLELSPLAAWGSDYQVGASVITGIGVVEGVECMISASDPTVKGGASNPWTAKKSYRAADIAAQNRLPVINLVESGGADLPTQKEIFIPGGRIFRDLTRSSAAKVPTIALVFGNSTAGGAYLPGMSDYVVMVKERAKVFLGGPPLVKMATGEESDDESLGGAEMHARTSGLADYLAADEEDAIRLGRSIVKRLNWTKQGPTPKPDYAEPLYSAEDLLGIVPTDLKVPFDPREVIARVADGSDFDEFKPLYGSSLATGWASIHGYPVGILANAQGVLFGEESQKAAQFIQLANQIDTPLVFLHNTTGYMVGKEYEQSGIIKHGAMMINAVSNSKVPHLSVLMGASYGAGHYGMCGRAYDPRFLFAWPSAKSAVMGPQQLAGVLSIVARAAAASRGQEYNEEHDAAMRAMVEGQIEAESMPMFLSGMLYDDGIIDPRDTRTVLGLSLSVIHNGPVKGAEGFGVFRM; encoded by the coding sequence ATGAGCACGATACGGTCCACTGTGGACACGCGGAGCGAGGAGTTCGCGGAGAATCGCGAATCCATGCTCGGCAAACTCGCCGAGATCGACGGCGAGCACGCCAAGGCGATCGCGGGTGGCGGTGAGAAGTACGTCTCCCGGCATCGCAAACGCGGCAAGCTGCTGGCCCGCGAGCGGATCGAGCTCCTCCTCGACGAGGACTCGCCGTTCCTGGAGCTTTCGCCGCTGGCGGCCTGGGGTTCGGACTACCAGGTCGGCGCCAGCGTGATCACCGGCATCGGCGTCGTCGAAGGCGTCGAGTGCATGATCTCCGCCAGCGACCCGACGGTCAAAGGCGGGGCGAGCAACCCGTGGACGGCCAAGAAGAGCTACCGCGCCGCGGACATCGCCGCACAGAACCGGCTGCCGGTGATCAACCTCGTCGAGTCCGGCGGGGCGGATCTGCCGACGCAGAAGGAGATCTTCATCCCCGGCGGCCGGATCTTCCGTGACCTCACGCGGTCCTCGGCGGCGAAGGTGCCCACGATCGCGCTGGTGTTCGGAAACTCGACCGCGGGTGGCGCGTACCTGCCCGGCATGTCGGACTACGTCGTGATGGTCAAGGAACGCGCGAAGGTGTTCCTCGGCGGCCCGCCGCTGGTCAAGATGGCGACCGGCGAGGAATCCGACGACGAATCGCTCGGCGGCGCCGAAATGCACGCCCGCACCTCGGGCCTCGCCGACTACCTCGCGGCGGACGAAGAGGACGCGATCCGGCTCGGGCGCAGTATCGTCAAACGGCTCAACTGGACCAAACAGGGCCCGACGCCGAAGCCGGACTACGCCGAGCCGCTGTACTCCGCCGAAGACCTGCTCGGCATCGTGCCCACCGATCTCAAGGTGCCGTTCGATCCGCGCGAGGTGATCGCCAGGGTCGCCGACGGTTCGGACTTCGACGAGTTCAAACCCCTGTACGGCAGCAGTCTCGCCACCGGCTGGGCGAGTATCCACGGTTACCCGGTCGGCATCCTCGCCAACGCCCAAGGTGTGCTGTTCGGCGAGGAGTCGCAGAAGGCCGCGCAGTTCATCCAGCTGGCCAACCAGATCGACACACCGCTGGTCTTCCTGCACAACACCACCGGCTACATGGTCGGCAAGGAGTACGAGCAGAGCGGCATCATCAAACACGGCGCGATGATGATCAACGCCGTGTCGAACTCGAAGGTGCCGCATCTTTCGGTGCTCATGGGCGCCTCGTACGGCGCCGGGCACTACGGGATGTGCGGCCGCGCCTACGATCCCCGGTTCCTATTCGCTTGGCCCAGTGCGAAATCCGCGGTCATGGGCCCGCAGCAGCTCGCGGGTGTGCTGTCCATCGTGGCCAGGGCCGCGGCCGCGTCGCGCGGGCAGGAGTACAACGAGGAGCACGACGCCGCCATGCGCGCCATGGTGGAAGGGCAGATCGAGGCCGAGTCGATGCCGATGTTCCTCTCCGGGATGCTTTACGACGACGGGATCATCGATCCCCGCGACACCCGCACGGTGCTCGGGCTCAGCCTGTCCGTGATCCACAATGGACCAGTGAAGGGCGCCGAAGGCTTCGGCGTCTTCCGTATGTGA
- a CDS encoding acetyl/propionyl/methylcrotonyl-CoA carboxylase subunit alpha, with product MIEKLLVANRGEIARRVFRTCRDAGIGTVAVFSDADADAPHTAEADVAVRLPGNAPADTYLRAELLIKAAVETGADAIHPGYGFLSENAGFARAVLDAGLTWVGPPPEAIESMGSKVESKRMMAEAGVPILSELDPAEVTEADLPLLVKASAGGGGRGMRVVRTLGELAEAVEGASAEAASAFGDPTVFCERYLETGRHIEVQVLADTHGTVWAVGERECSIQRRHQKVVEEAPSPFVDEAMREALFDAARKAAQAIDYVGAGTVEFLAGPDGRFYFLEMNTRLQVEHPVTEATTGLDLVSLQLRIAEGEHLPIDEPETRGHAIEVRLYAEDPAAGWQPQSGTLHRFELPAAQREFEVGPGVRLDSGFVSGQTVGVHYDPMLAKVIAYAPDRRSAARALAGALAGAEIHGVVTNRDLLVNVLRHEAFLAGETDTAFFDRHGLETLAAPLATVDTVRISALAAALAGAATNRSEARVQRRLPSGWRNVRSQGQRKRFRHGDDEIEVGYGLGRDGLRADGFEGVELVSAERGDVVLEISGVRRKFAVARYGDTVYVDSPDGSVELGVVPRYTDPDAALAAGSLVAPMPGTVVRLAVEAGDTVKTGDPLLWLEAMKMEHRIAAPADGVVTELPVVVGQQVEVGTILAVVGDDE from the coding sequence ATGATCGAGAAACTTCTGGTCGCCAACCGCGGGGAGATCGCCCGCCGCGTGTTCCGCACCTGCCGCGACGCCGGGATCGGCACGGTCGCGGTGTTCTCCGACGCGGACGCCGACGCGCCGCACACCGCCGAGGCGGACGTCGCCGTCCGCCTGCCGGGCAACGCGCCCGCCGACACATACTTGCGGGCCGAGCTACTGATCAAGGCGGCCGTGGAGACCGGCGCCGACGCGATCCACCCCGGCTACGGGTTCCTGTCCGAGAACGCCGGGTTCGCGCGCGCCGTGCTCGACGCGGGACTCACCTGGGTCGGCCCGCCGCCGGAAGCCATCGAGAGCATGGGATCCAAGGTCGAGTCCAAGCGGATGATGGCCGAGGCCGGTGTCCCGATCCTGTCCGAATTGGACCCGGCCGAGGTCACCGAAGCCGACCTTCCGTTGCTGGTCAAGGCCTCCGCCGGAGGTGGTGGGCGCGGTATGCGTGTCGTGCGCACGCTCGGCGAACTCGCCGAGGCCGTCGAAGGCGCGAGCGCGGAGGCCGCGTCGGCGTTCGGCGACCCGACCGTGTTCTGCGAGCGGTACCTGGAGACAGGCAGGCATATCGAGGTGCAGGTGCTCGCCGACACCCACGGCACGGTGTGGGCGGTGGGGGAGCGCGAGTGCTCGATCCAACGCCGTCACCAGAAGGTCGTCGAAGAGGCGCCGTCGCCGTTCGTCGACGAGGCCATGCGGGAGGCGCTGTTCGACGCCGCCCGCAAGGCCGCGCAGGCGATCGACTACGTCGGCGCCGGGACGGTCGAGTTCCTCGCCGGACCGGACGGGCGCTTCTACTTCCTGGAGATGAACACTCGGCTCCAGGTCGAGCATCCGGTCACCGAGGCCACGACGGGGCTCGACCTCGTCTCGTTGCAGCTGCGGATCGCGGAGGGCGAGCACCTCCCGATCGACGAGCCCGAAACGCGGGGTCACGCCATCGAGGTCCGGCTCTACGCCGAAGACCCCGCCGCGGGCTGGCAGCCGCAGAGCGGCACCTTGCACCGTTTCGAGCTTCCCGCGGCACAGCGGGAATTCGAGGTCGGCCCGGGTGTCCGGCTCGACTCGGGTTTCGTCAGCGGCCAGACCGTGGGTGTGCACTACGACCCGATGCTCGCCAAGGTCATCGCGTACGCCCCGGATCGCCGGAGCGCGGCGCGGGCGCTGGCCGGAGCCTTGGCGGGCGCGGAGATCCACGGCGTGGTGACCAACCGCGACCTGCTGGTGAACGTGTTGCGCCACGAGGCTTTCCTCGCCGGAGAGACCGACACGGCGTTCTTCGACCGGCACGGTCTCGAAACCCTGGCGGCCCCACTGGCCACTGTGGACACCGTACGGATTTCCGCGCTGGCCGCGGCTTTGGCCGGTGCGGCCACGAATCGTTCGGAGGCCCGGGTTCAGCGCCGGCTGCCGAGCGGCTGGCGCAACGTCCGGTCCCAAGGGCAGCGCAAACGTTTTCGTCACGGCGACGACGAGATCGAGGTCGGCTACGGCCTCGGCCGGGACGGTCTGCGTGCCGACGGATTCGAAGGCGTCGAACTGGTTTCCGCCGAGCGCGGCGACGTGGTCCTGGAGATTTCCGGGGTACGGCGGAAGTTCGCCGTCGCCCGGTACGGCGACACGGTGTACGTCGATTCGCCGGACGGCTCCGTCGAACTGGGCGTGGTGCCGAGGTACACCGATCCCGACGCGGCGCTCGCCGCCGGTTCGCTCGTGGCGCCGATGCCGGGCACGGTCGTCCGGCTCGCGGTCGAGGCGGGCGACACCGTGAAGACCGGCGATCCGTTGCTGTGGCTCGAAGCGATGAAGATGGAACACCGGATCGCGGCGCCCGCCGACGGCGTCGTGACCGAACTCCCGGTGGTGGTCGGACAACAGGTCGAAGTGGGCACGATCCTCGCGGTGGTAGGAGACGACGAATGA